A window of Castanea sativa cultivar Marrone di Chiusa Pesio chromosome 1, ASM4071231v1 contains these coding sequences:
- the LOC142625959 gene encoding pectinesterase inhibitor-like, whose amino-acid sequence MDFQGHVLVVTSTFYLLFLFFHSPLQTHASSSTKLIESVCKNTIDNANCLKALESDPRAVKASRLKDLAKIALELAAANATESKAYIDGLLTKNHTEPIKQCSFWFEAVVGSFRSALRELDEDVLSANYDSKIAGDDADSCENALALGKVQIPSISTRNNYAKLYSSIAFEITNLL is encoded by the coding sequence ATGGACTTCCAAGGTCATGTTCTAGTAGTAACTTCAACCTTTTACTTGCTCTTCTTGTTTTTCCATTCTCCATTACAAACACATGCATCATCATCAACTAAATTGATTGAAAGCGTTTGCAAGAATACTATAGACAATGCCAACTGCTTAAAAGCTTTGGAATCTGATCCTCGAGCTGTAAAGGCATCCCGGTTGAAAGATCTTGCTAAGATTGCTCTTGAATTAGCTGCAGCCAATGCTACAGAAAGCAAAGCTTACATTGATGGTTTGCTCACCAAAAACCacactgaacccattaaacaaTGCTCTTTTTGGTTCGAAGCAGTGGTTGGATCATTCCGAAGTGCACTTCGAGAGTTAGACGAGGATGTTTTGAGTGCCAACTATGACTCCAAAATCGCTGGTGACGATGCTGATAGTTGTGAGAATGCCTTGGCTTTGGGAAAGGTTCAAATTCCATCCATTTCGACTAGAAACAATTACGCCAAGTTATATAGTAGCATTGCGTTTGAGATTACAAATCTGCTTTGA